The genomic window GGTGTACTTGCAGGGCTTCGGCAAGCATGAAGATTTCGCGGTCACTGGAAAAGGTCTCGTGCTCCCCGTGGTGGTGAAAGATTTCCAGCTGATGAAGTGGGTTCACGCCAATTCGTTCCGCACGTCCCACTATCCATATGCAGAAGAAATCCTCGCGATGGCAGATCGCCAGGGGTTTCTTGTGATCGACGAAGTGCCTGCGGTCAGTCTCGACATGCGGCATGTCAATGAGCAGACCCTCAAGAATCACAAGGAGTTCATCCGGAAGCTGTTCGACCGCGATCACAACCATCCGTCGGTTATCATGTGGGCCTTGGGCAACGAGCCAAACCTCGTGGGCGAAAATGGATATTACAACGGTTCAGGGAAGAATTACTGGAAAGAGGTCTTTTCCTTCGCGCGGACGCTCGACCCATCGCGTCCGATGATAGTTCCCAACTGTCAACGCGCCGGCCTCGAAGACCCGGTGTTTGAATTCAGCGACATCCTGGCGATCAACAGGTATTACGGCTGGTACGAGTATCCGGGACGTCTTGATTTCGCCGTCAAAGTACTGGAGACGGAGATGGATGCGCTCCATTCCAAGTACGGCAAACCGATGATGATGACGGAATTCGGAGCTGACACGATGCCGGGTCTGCACTCGACATCTGACCAGCTTTTCACTGAACAATACCAGGAAAAACTGCTCGAGATGTACATCAGGCTTCTTCGTTCAAAACCGTACACGGTGGGCGAACACGTGTGGAATTTTGCCGACTTCCGGACGCCGCAGCATTTTCGGCGGGTGCTGCTGAATATGAAGGGAGTATTCACCCGGGCGCGTCAACCAAAACTCGCTGCGTTCAAACTCAAATCACTGTGGACAGACCTAGAGAAGAAATAACGGCGCGGGAAGAATATGTTCGGAATATCTCTCATTGACCTGCTGGTTATCCTCGTCTACGTCGGCGGAGTTGTCTGGCTTGGCTGGCACATGAAGAAACACGTCACCAACTCGGGTGACTATTTCATGGGAAACAGGCGCGGCAGCAAGATCATGATGATCATGAACGCGCTCGGAGCTGGCACACACACAGACCAGGCCATCGCGGTCTCCGGAGCGACCTACGGGATTGGACTTGCGGGCATCTGGTATCAGTGGGTGTACCTGTTTTCAACCCCTTTTTACTGGCTCCTTGCCCCCATTTATCGGCGGGTTCGCTACATCACCACAGGTGATTTCTTCGAGGAGCGATTCGGGTCGAAGCTCGGTTCCGCCTACGCCGTGATGGGTTTGACGTATTTCACGCTCGAGGTCGGACTGATTCTCAAAGGGACCGGATCGGCCATCGATGCGATTACGGGGGGGCAAATCCCCGCCGAAGTCGTGGTGATCCTGCTTACTGTTTTCTTCCTGGCCTATAGTGTGTTGGGCGGATTGGTCTCGGCGCTCTTCATCAATCTGCTCCAGGGGTCTTTCATTTTTGTCCTCTCGTTCCTGTTGATTCCGTTTGCGCTTGCTGCAGGGGGCGGACTGACTGCGATGAAGGCGAAGCTTCCAGAGTATATGTTCAGCTTCGTCGCTCCGCACGAAGTCACGCTTTTCTTCATCGTCATGGCGGTGCTCAACGGCCTTGTTGGCGTTGTGGTCTTGCCTCATCATATGGGTGTTGGCGGGGCGGGGAAATCGGAGATGGGCTGCAGATCGGGGTTCACGTTCGGCAATTTCGTGAAGCGGTTTGCGACTCTCGGGTGGGCTTATGTCGGCGTTCTTGCCGCAGTTCTCTATCCCGGGCTGACGATGGCGAATCGCGAGATGGCGTTCGGCACCGCGGTGACAAACCTCCTGCCTCACGGTCTCATTGGATTGATGATCGCTGCCATGGCGGCCATGGTTCTCGCTGCGTCGCACAACTACATGGTGGGCGGATCTGCACTGTTCACGCGCAATTTCTACAAGAAATACATGAAGCGCGATTCATCGGACGCGAATGATCTGAAAGTAGCGCGCATCGCCGCTCTTGTGGTTGTCGTGGGGGGGGTCGTGCTGGCCCTGACGCTTTCAAGTGTTGTGCAGGGAATAAAGTATGTGTGGCAGTTCACCGCTTTCTTCGGCATCGCGTTCTGGATGGGTGTGATCTGGCGCGGCGCCAACAGATACGGAGTGTGGGCGAGCCTTGTGACGACGGCCGGTGTTTCCTTGTTTACCGGACTGGTCCTTCACTGGCCGCTGGAATACCAGATCGCCGCATATTTACCATCTGGGATTCTGGTCCTCGTGCTTGTAAGCCTGTTGACGAAGCCGGAACCGGAACGCCAGCTTGAGAAATTCTTCACACTGCTGCATACACCGGTTGGAGAGGAATACCGGCTGAAGGAAAAGGGCATTCCCATCATGCTCGAAGGAGAATCTATCGCGGGAATACCGGAGGGGGCAGGGAACGGCACTCTGGAGGAACAGGGGCACAGCTTGCTTCTTGTTGATCTCTTGTCGTTGCACAAGAAATTCAGCTTCACCAGGTACAGCGTCGATGTGAAGGGATTTCTCTGGGCAGTGCTCTTTGTCGCTGCGATACTGGCCGCAGGGGTCTTGACGACCTACATTGGCTAGCTGGCTGGCATGAACCTGCTCAGTCGGCAGAATCGAACAACAATCGCAACCATGGACGTGAAACGCGTGAGAACAATTGTGAGAGATGGCCTTGTTGCCGGAGCACTGCTCCTGGCATCGTTCGCAGTAAGCAGCGCCAGGCAAGAACAAGTATCGCTGCATGATGAATGTTATGAGAGCCTCTCTGTGCTGTCGAAAGCGTTGCTCGACTTGCAGCGAATTGAGAAAGGTGATAAGGAATTTGGTGCTCTCAATTGCCCGGCTTGCGGAGTTCTTCACACCCGCGCTGCCGAAGCAGTCTATCCCTTTGCCGTCATGTTCAAGCATACGAGCGACAGGAAATATCGGGATGCTGCGATCCGGGTTGGCAATTGGCTCATCCGCCAACAGCAGCCGGAGGGGCAATGGATCGAGACGCCGTGGGCCTGGACCGGGACAACAGCCGATCAACTTCTCATGATGGTGCGGGCATTTCCGATTCTGAGTCCGGCTCTCTCGGCAGAAGAAGTCCTGAGATGGAAGGGTTCAATCAAGTCTGCTGCAGATTACCTCGTTCGTGTTATGAGTCCCGATTTTGCGAGCATCAATTACTGTCCCACTTCGGCGGCCGCGCTGGCAATGACCGGAGCCCTGATCCCGGATGCTGCGTATCGCGAAAAAGCGCGACTGCTGGCTCACTGGACAGTTGCGAAGATGGACGAAGATGGGTTCATCCAGGGTGAAGCGGCGCGATCATTCGGTGTGAAATATGGGGTGGATCTCGGCTATGAAATGGACATGTCCCTCTGGGGTCTTGCATTGTATGCCCGGGAAACAAGGGACCAGGATGTCGAGCAAGCCGTTCGGCGGTCTCTCGCGAAGAACCTTCCATTTGTGTACCCCAACGGCGCGATCGACGGTTCCTGGGGAAGCCGGTGCTATAAGTGGACGACGTTTGGGAGCAAGACTGCGGACGGTCCCCAGATTCTCTTCAGCCTGTTTGCTCAGGAAGACCCCCGGTACGCGACCGCTGCTATACGGAATCTGCGCTACCTTCGCACGATGATGCGTGACGGATTGATCGGCAACGGGCCGCATTTCTGGAGAGTATTCTCTGATCAGCTGTGCAACTATCCCACGTTCGCTCGTGCGAAGAATCTGGCCCTTGCCGTGGAGCTTGGATTTCAGGGCATGTCGTCCATGCCTGCTCTCCCGTCTGAAGTCCCCGGCTGGCTAAGGTACTATCCTACAGTGAACATGGCGCTTGCTCGCTCTGCTAATTTCATGGTGACCATTGCAGGGTATGGATACAAGGATCTCACCAACACGAATGGTGGACAGTATAACCAGCACCCCACCGGAGGCTCTGCGTGTAACGTATGGGTGAAGGATTATGGCTTCCTTCAGACGTCGAGTCAGACTACCTATGTTCGGGGAGAGACGATGCATATGCCCATCGTGAAGGACACTGTGATCTGTCTGACGCCCCGGATCGAGTTTTCCGACACGAACGGCTATTTCACGAACCTGTATGAATTTGAAGGAAGGATGAGTACGCACTCCTCCCGCGATACTGTTGCATGGATATCCACCACCGGAGAGCTCAAGAATGAACGATGGTTTCCGGGTGGCGTTGGATACACCTGGTCGCATGCGATATTCGATAATGCGATCGAGAAGACGGTCACGCTCCGGTTCCATGATCGCCAGCCCGTTGTACGGATCGTCGAGCCGATCGTGGAAGAAGAAGGAATGACGTTTGAATATGTCTCCCCGCGCACAGTCATCATAGTCGGAGCAAAGCGGAAGTTCTTATTTGAGATTCTGGTTGGAGACGTTCAAGCGAAACAAGGGGAACGCGCCTCCCGCTATCTTTTCCCATTCCCCGCCATGAAATGCCACCCTCTGGTCATGGAAGTCCATCCCCCGAAGGACGGATTTGACCAGAAGATCAAGTATCGTCTGACAGTGATGGACGCAGCAACGAAGAGTTCAAACCCCCGATAGCCTGAAACAGATGTCATCGATCAAGAGGAAAGAAATGACCATGATGAAAAAGATGGTGCACGCTGCATTAGTTTTCTTTTTGCTTTCAACATCGGTCCTCGCGCAATCGGGGAAGGATCGGTATGTGCCTGAACGGGTAATACTGAACCTGACGGAGAAGCCAGCCACCAGCGTTGCAGTAACATGGAGAACGGTGGCTGAGTCGGCAAGCCAGATGGTAGAATGTGCCGAGTCGACAGACGGTGTGCAGTTCGAGAAGCTGAAGAAAATGACGCCGGCCAAACGCGAACGTCTTGAGGCGGACAAGAGTGGAACGGTGTTTCACTACTCAGTGGTTCTCGCAGATCTGAAGCCCGGAGTGAAATATGTCTACAGGGTCGGCGGAGACTCGGTCTGGAGCGAATGGAACCAGTTCACCACCGCGCGTGCATCGGCTGAGCCGTTTAAGTTTGTCTGGTTCGGCGACCCACAGGACGACATCAAGGAACACGTCTCTCGCATTTTTCAGGAAGCCTTCAAGACTATCCCCGACGCGTCTTTTTGGACATTTTCGGGGGATATGACATCAGAGCCCGAAGACTATCGGTATGCCGAACTCTTCTATGCTGCCGGGTTTGTGTTCAGAATAGTGCCGAGCATGATGGTCCCGGGGAATCACGACATGGCCTACAAGATGGAAAACGGGAAGATCGCTCTGGATGAGAGGGGAAGA from Ignavibacteriales bacterium includes these protein-coding regions:
- a CDS encoding metallophosphoesterase family protein, which produces MTMMKKMVHAALVFFLLSTSVLAQSGKDRYVPERVILNLTEKPATSVAVTWRTVAESASQMVECAESTDGVQFEKLKKMTPAKRERLEADKSGTVFHYSVVLADLKPGVKYVYRVGGDSVWSEWNQFTTARASAEPFKFVWFGDPQDDIKEHVSRIFQEAFKTIPDASFWTFSGDMTSEPEDYRYAELFYAAGFVFRIVPSMMVPGNHDMAYKMENGKIALDERGRKDRVKSISPMWRPHFTLPENGVPGLEETSYFVDYQGVRLIMINSNDRLEDQAAWMEKLLSQNPNKWTIVSFHHPLYSYGRVRDERSTRVAFLPLFDKYHVDLVLTGHDHTYARSFKLKNGNVVPDNQQGTVYLVSSSGPKFYVANPLYQSLMAKTAVDKSLFQVVAVDGNKLSLKAYSAAGVLFDSFELVK